The genomic stretch TGTGGGATAGTAGTCAAGTATTCTTTAATCAATTTCTGTGCGAAAAACAATAAACTTCACCGCTTCTAGTTTGTCTTAACAGCTATGGAAAGACCAAGATAGCTAGGTAGAAAGACTTCCAGTCTAGAGTGAAGCATCGCGCTAACATTGCAGCGCCACCTGTGGTCCCTTCTTTTGGCGCCCGACCCGCACCGCACCGCACACCTGCCGGCCCACCCCCCTGCGCAAGCGCCCTTGTCTCTCCCTCCCCGTGATCCAACGATCAACCATCCATCTTCCCTGAAATATCCATGACCCCGCGGTGTTTCGCCTTGTCGCAACTTGAGCGCTTGCGCCACAGAGGCGAAGACGCAAACAGGGGTTTATTGGCTGGGGGTGGCTGCCATCAATGCTCGCCAAAAGACCTTGAATTAGGCGTGAGTGGTGAGGACCCTGAATTTATGACGACATTGGCGCGAGGCTGTGCCTGACTGGTCTCCCTTTGGTGGTTGTCTATTCTGCGGCATTGTACGACGGTTGTTTCATCCACACACTCTCTCTTTTCCTGTTTCTTATGTGGTCAAAGGGAAAGAGAAGGGAACTGCTGACTTTTCTTTACTTTTCACTCTCTTTATTGCTTTGCGTCGCGCGTTGAAAGAGATTTCTGTGACTTCGTTGCGCGTTGCGCGTGTATACTTGCGACAACGACATCAAACCCCCGACGAACCCTGCTATACAGATATTCCGAGCTACCAGGGAGAAAGAGACGGAAATCATGGCGTTCAACTGCTCAGACACCCCAGAATTCACTACCACAGATGCCGGAGTCGCCGGCGCAGGTGTACGCATCCCCACCAATTGTAAACACCTCCCTCGCTAACAATACTCCCCTTTAGACGCTCCTCTCCTTCATAATCACAAACATcctctccatcctcctctCCGCAACCATAATCCTTCTCGGTCTCCGCAAATCCACCTCAGCACCCATATCACGCAAGCTCTTGCAATCCTTCTCTGATCAACAAATTCTCACCGGCATCGGCATCCAATCCGTCGGACTCGCAAAAATGCAAACAATGATACCTTACCATTTTTTCATAATCTGGCTCTTGAGTCTGCTCTCCACAGCCACAAATCTAGCGACGCTACTTGCGCTTGTCAACGACTTTCGTCGCGACTGGGTGCTGAGATGGTTCAGGCAGATATTCATGCTGGTGAATATGGTGTTGGGAATTATATCGGGTATCTTCATTTTGCAGACTGTCACTAAGAATATGGAGCCTAAACTGCCCATTGCATGTGTTTGGGAAGTCGAGGGTAAAGACACGGCGGCGCCTAACGCGGCACTTAGTGTTACGGGTACGATCGCCGTTATCGCTGGGCAGGTTGTTACGTTTGGGTTTGCAACGTGGTATCTGCACAACCGCGACAACCCCAAATGGCTGAAGACGGTGCAGATAGTGGGACTGTTTGCCTGTGTCGCCATGGGTGTTGGGGCGACGGTGCGAGTGGTGCTGGAGAGTCAGGCATTTGGCCATCCGCCCCAAGCAATCAATTTGCAGGGGTCTCCAGAGGGCAATTGGAGTTTTGGACAACTTTTGCCGTTGTTGCTATTGGCGCTGCCGGTTGTTAGTACGATTGAGATTGCGAGAGGAGAGGAGCTTAAGCCGAAGAGCAGGGTGGATGAGGATACGGTGCCGCTTTATGCTAGTGGGAGTGATGTGGAGTTTCAGCCCAATCCGGTGGTGGGGAGTGCGACGAGTTTATTTAGGAAGTAAGCGGTCTTAAAGTTGGCGTTTTCATGATAGATATGATATTTACTCAGAACGACCGAAGAAGCCGTAGGTCTGTTAACTATTACTCGGGTACCTGCTATCGTATGCTCGTGAGCTATCCGGTACTATAATGAGCAAACACTAGCGACGTCATCAACCCGATCAGGACTTGGATGACGGCCATAGCCCGTGAGTTCAAACTTTGTCCTTCTCCCGGACCGATTCGCGGCTTCAACGACAGCCTAGGTCAGATCGAAAAGTTCATTCGATGACGTTTTACTCGTCGAACTTCTCAATTCCTATCAAAAACTGCTCCGGATTTTTACATGTATTGGGGTAGTTGTGTAAGACCTTACGCTTTTGAGTACAAAGTGCGGCAAGTTAACGTGTTTTAGTAGAATTCACATGGACTTTCGGTGTGGTAGTGAGTATTGTTTGGTTAATTGATAGACAAGGTAGCTTGTGTAGCTACCTGTACTATGAAGATTCCAAGAGTCGTGGCGCGCAGTTGATCCGTACAGATCCACCGGCGGCGGTATCGGTCAGCTTGAAGTGACGGTCGATTCTGACGATCCTCCTCGTATCCGATAATAAGAGCAAAGCGCTGGACATATCAGTTGGGGTCGCCCTGCGCTTTGATGAGTGCCCACTATGGGCGACCATCCTTCATTTCCATCATATCCTCTGATGAGCAGAGTGGACGACTTCAGCTTCGAACGAGTTTACTATCCTCATATTCTCAGGATCGACTTTGTAAGTAGCCTTGCATGTAGCCTTTTGATCATTCGTCTTAATATTTCATCTACTCCGCTGCCGTCTGAGTTGGTGTTCTATAGCTCACTCTCGACACTCAGAGTTGGCTTTGTTACAAAGAGGTTCCATTACTCCTGCACACTCTTGACAGTCCCAAATCATTTATTCAAAGAACACCATAGCTTCTAGTATCTCCGATTTTCGATAACAATTGACACGCGAGTGATACTATGGCTATAAAGGGTGATAGAAAGTGCAGTCATCACGAAAGACCTGTCTCGCCAGTCGGCAAAGAAGATGTTGGAGTCCACCTCAGAGAACAGCGTGGCAAAAGAAATCGGCAGACTAGCAACAATTAGTCAGATGGTAGTGAACGGGGTAATTTTTAACGAGTCAACATATATAAAGGTATTATGAGTATAAATGTCATATTCAATCTGCTCATAGATCTTGACTATGCAACTACAAAAGTAATATATTGCTCACTCTCTAGCTTTTGATCTAACTTGCTAGCTCCGCCTCCATTGCTAAAGTAAAGACGCTTAGAAAATCGCTGAACGTCGTCACAAAAGTACCTTATCTTATCCACACTTTGCCCTTTTCATTCCAGCATAATTGTCACCATCGATGGTACACGGAATACCGTTGTTATAACATGGGAAGTTCTACTCTGTTAGTAATGATATTAGACAAAGAGCAAATGCACATACTGTGCTGCATGGTTGCGAAATGCCAGTATCAACACAGTTTCCGATATCGTAAGATGTATAGGTCGTCCTGGGTTTGTGTTGGCAGGTCTACGATATCGTCAGAAGCAATCTTCAGAGAATGAAATAGGTGCAAAAGCTATTGTTATGGATACTT from Pyrenophora tritici-repentis strain M4 chromosome 1, whole genome shotgun sequence encodes the following:
- a CDS encoding DUF4401 domain containing protein, producing MAFNCSDTPEFTTTDAGVAGAGTLLSFIITNILSILLSATIILLGLRKSTSAPISRKLLQSFSDQQILTGIGIQSVGLAKMQTMIPYHFFIIWLLSLLSTATNLATLLALVNDFRRDWVLRWFRQIFMLVNMVLGIISGIFILQTVTKNMEPKLPIACVWEVEGKDTAAPNAALSVTGTIAVIAGQVVTFGFATWYLHNRDNPKWLKTVQIVGLFACVAMGVGATVRVVLESQAFGHPPQAINLQGSPEGNWSFGQLLPLLLLALPVVSTIEIARGEELKPKSRVDEDTVPLYASGSDVEFQPNPVVGSATSLFRK